The Mercurialis annua linkage group LG8, ddMerAnnu1.2, whole genome shotgun sequence genome window below encodes:
- the LOC126662334 gene encoding transcription factor MAMYB, producing MEFIDEDARPRFVFQSRQNQSSQTNQENQQKPLNKPLLIFTVALFLMFLILSILFIDTEPLKSILIWVSISFIIGPFAPSNITGGDITVGQGPIVEPLEEEPEIVNEKKLPKKRSKQVRSEENLVGSIQNVELTNGSLVKEKKIESLKKIEGEREWNEEDLVMLKKLMAKNPVGKARRWEVIAEAFNGGHKVESVIKIAKEMGERKWDDNDSYARFLKNRKPIDTRVEAEINGVMGDDGDVVGWSGGEDIALLNALKAFPKDAAMRWEKIAAAVPGRSKAACVKRMAELKRDFRSSKS from the coding sequence ATGGAGTTTATAGACGAAGATGCAAGACCCAGATTTGTATTCCAATCTCGCCAAAATCAATCTTCACAAACCAATCAAGAAAACCAACAAAAACCTCTCAACAAACCCTTACTCATCTTCACCGTAGCTTTATTTCTTATGTTCTTGATTCTTTCCATTCTTTTCATCGACACCGAACCTCTCAAATCAATCCTAATCTGGGTCTCAATTTCCTTCATAATTGGTCCATTTGCGCCATCAAACATAACCGGCGGCGACATTACTGTTGGTCAAGGTCCGATTGTTGAGCCACTCGAAGAAGAACCCGAAATTGTTAATGAAAAAAAGCTGCCAAAGAAGAGATCAAAACAAGTCAGGTCAGAAGAAAATTTGGTGGGTTCGATTCAAAATGTTGAATTAACAAATGGGTCGTTAGTTAAAGAGAAAAAGATTGAATCTTTGAAGAAAATTGAGGGGGAGAGGGAGTGGAATGAAGAGGATTTAGTGATGTTAAAGAAATTAATGGCGAAAAATCCGGTGGGGAAGGCAAGGAGATGGGAGGTGATTGCTGAGGCGTTTAATGGTGGGCATAAGGTAGAGAGTGTGATCAAGATTGCTAAAGAAATGGGTGAGAGGAAATGGGATGATAATGATTCTTATGCTAGGTTTTTGAAGAATAGGAAACCGATCGATACACGAGTTGAAGCTGAGATTAATGGAGTAATGGGTGATGATGGTGATGTAGTAGGGTGGAGTGGAGGGGAGGATATTGCATTGTTGAATGCTTTGAAGGCGTTTCCGAAGGACGCGGCAATGCGGTGGGAGAAGATTGCTGCGGCAGTTCCGGGGAGATCGAAGGCTGCTTGTGTCAAAAGAATGGCTGAGTTGAAAAGGGATTTTCGAAGCTCGAAGAGTTGA